One window from the genome of Nicotiana tomentosiformis chromosome 5, ASM39032v3, whole genome shotgun sequence encodes:
- the LOC104111589 gene encoding uncharacterized protein — protein sequence METPYMLVYGTEALIPAEVEIPCLRVIQEAKLDNAEWIRVRQEQLMLIDEKRMDAVCHGRLYQNRLANAFNKRVKPRWFILGQFVLKKIFPHQEEDKGKFAPNWQGPYVVHRVLSGGAMILANTGERVSAKPINSDAIKGYYF from the coding sequence ATGGAAACTCCATACATGTTAGTATATGGAACTGAAGCTCTGATACCCGCAGAGGTTGAGATACCATGTTTAAGAGTCATTCAAGAAGCCAAGTTAGACAATGCAGAATGGATACGAGTCAGGCAAGAGCAGCTCATGCTTATCGACGAGAAGAGAATGGATGCGGTGTGCCATGGTCGGTTGTATCAAAATAGGCTGGCCAATGCATTCAACAAAAGGGTGAAGCCTCGCTGGTTCATACTGGGGCAGTttgttttgaagaaaatattcccTCATCAAGAAGAGGACAAAGGAAAGTTCGCaccaaattggcaaggtccttatgtGGTCCACCGAGTGCTGTCGGGAGGAGCTATGATCTTGGCAAATACGGGCGAAAGAGTCAGTGcgaagcctatcaactcagacgcaatcaAGGGATACTACTTTTGA
- the LOC138892177 gene encoding uncharacterized protein: MDRDDDQLKRRMDQLEDVMVGRKDNPKDSPKIEPKEDLEEEPEFNDDDEEFEEDLEEEAEEQEEMGNDFGMDIRNVDIPIAYKPPKFDIFDGTGDPHAHLRAYCYNLVGVGRNDKLRMKLFIRSLTGEALTWYTRQDHKNWREWQDMEEDFKNRFRFNTKITLDRFALANLQKQPSKSFQESKEGIYFEKMIGMMGQNFPELVKMGDVLEEGIKSGKIQSMAALQEDNKAIQSGSIGSRKKKKEENYQQQSTATMRDKEDPE; encoded by the exons ATGGATAGAGATGATGACCAACTTAAGCGGAGAATGGATCAATTAGAAGATGTCATGGTTGGGCGGAAGGACAATCCTAAGGACTCCCCAAAA ATAGAACCAAAGGAAGATCTTGAGGAAGAACCCGAGTtcaatgatgatgatgaagaattTGAAGAAGACCTAGAGGAAGAAGCGGAAGAACAAGAAGAGATGGGGAACGATTTCGGGATGGATATTAGAA ATGTGGACATACCGATAGCGTACAAGCCTCCGaagtttgatatctttgatgggacAGGTGATCCCCATGCACACTTGAGAGCATACTGCTATAATCTAGTTGGAGTAGGAAGAAATGACAAGTTAAGGATGAAGCTGTTCATAAGGAGTTTGACAGGGGAAGCCCTTACTTGGTACACTCGCCAAGATCACAAAAACTGGAGGGAATGGCAGGATATGGAAGAAGATTTCAAGAATCGCTTCCGgttcaacacaaaaattacccTTGATAGGTTTGCACTAGCAAACTTGCAGAAACAACCATCCAAATCATTCCAAGA GTCTAAGGAAGGGATCTACTTTGAGAAAATGATAGGCATGATGGGGCAGAACTTCCCTGAACTTGTCAAAATGGGAGATGTTTTAGAGGAAGGTATAAAGTCTGGCAAGATACAATCTATGGCTGCATTGCAAGAAGATAACAAAGCCATCCAATCTGGTTCAATAGGCAgccgaaaaaagaaaaaggaagag AATTACCAGCAACAGTCCACTGCTACTATGAGGGATAAAGAGGATCCGGAATAG